A part of Octopus sinensis unplaced genomic scaffold, ASM634580v1 Contig14135, whole genome shotgun sequence genomic DNA contains:
- the LOC115230036 gene encoding general transcription factor II-I repeat domain-containing protein 2-like, giving the protein MKRKVDRECRVFNKLWELKYFFAKDELKQKAYCLICHEHLSVMKEYNIRRHYETNHAPIYSKYTGKLREDKVESLKRTLQIQQGLIKKNFENNENVTRAGYEITKIISQHGKPFSDGMYIKNCIIEAVNCLCPLNSSLFDGISLSASSVSRRTEELGKIYIYKFVKRQVICCGILLHWMSQLTFREHRNFLFIRGVDENISITEELASVCSIHGTTTGKDIFDELEQTISDYNLEWEKLSCVTIDGAKNMAGSKKGLVGQITNKLEELHISNTLFIHCILHQHALCAKALNISCVLNPVIRIINFVRGSSLNHRQFKVLLDDFGSEYFDLPYYTAVRWLSCGNVLNRFYKLRSEIDIFLTSKNNYYPELSDLAWLSKLSFLVDVTTHMNELNLKLQGKENLICDFYRIIKAFRHKIDVIRVTTWSTSVFTLFLF; this is encoded by the coding sequence atgaaaagaaaggttGACCGCGAATGCCgtgtattcaataaattatgGGAATTGAAGTATTTTTTTGCGAAAGATGAATTAAAGCAGAAAGCTTATTGTTTAATATGCCACGAACATCTCTCTGTTATGAAGGAGTATAACATTCGACGTCATTATGAAACGAATCATGCTCCGATATATTCCAAGTACACTGGAAAGCTACGTGAGGATAAAGTTGAATCACTGAAACGCACTTTACAAATTCAACAaggccttataaaaaaaaattttgaaaataatgaaaatgtaacaAGAGCTGGATACGAGATAACGAAAATTATTTCACAACACGGGAAACCCTTTAGTGATGGGATGTATATCAAAAATTGCATTATTGAAGCAGTTAATTGTTTGTGCccactaaattcttccttatttgatGGAATAAGTTTGTCGGCGAGTTCTGTATCACGGAGAACTGAAGAgcttggaaaaatatatatttacaaatttgtgaAAAGACAAGTAATATGTTGTGGTATTCTCTTGCATTGGATGAGTCAGTTGACATTTCGGGAACATCGCAACTTCTTATTTATTCGTGGAGTTGATGAGAATATTTCCATAACTGAAGAACTGGCATCTGTTTGTTCTATTCATGGAACAACcactggaaaagatatttttgatGAATTGGAACAAACTATAAGTGACTATAACCTTGAATGGGAGAAACTGAGTTGTGTTACGATTGACGGGGCAAAGAATATGGCTGGTTCTAAAAAGGGTCTAGTTGGGCAAATAACTAATAAATTGGAGGAATTACATATTTCAAACACTTTGTTCATTCATTGCATCCTTCATCAGCACGCACTATGTGCGAAGGCTcttaatatttcatgtgtgttgAATCCAGTTATTCGCATAATAAACTTTGTTCGAGGGAGCTCACTTAATCACCGTCAGTTTAAAGTTTTACTTGACGATTTTGGATCTGAATATTTTGACTTACCATATTACACTGCAGTTAGATGGCTTAGCTGTGGTAAtgtattaaatagattttataaactCCGAAGTGAGATTGATATTTTTCTAACCAGTAAAAATAACTATTATCCCGAATTATCAGATCTTGCTTGGctatcaaaattatcatttttggttGATGTTACAACTCACATGAATGAGCTAAATCTGAAATTACAAGGAAAGGAAAACTTAATTTGTGATTTCTACAGGATAATTAAAGCATTTCGACACAAAATTGATGTTATTCGAGTCACAACTTGGAGTACGTCAGTTTTCAcacttttcttgttttaa
- the LOC115230035 gene encoding uncharacterized protein LOC115230035: MNNISPIAQNIIDKQITNVVGLFAKKRKPFKSTEKRELFFNDFGCAVFVSVFIASQYSHPFFLILASVCELCTFGIPLVSRFISYKKTICGCVGIFLLNIAITVPNFYFWEFNHRTLSCMVINSTIPYYRTYSLATNVPLMAIPIIILVLNVVTTISIRRTEKEYKTLSGREYNFPVSTKVNLTISVVYIVTYIPCSILYILVNFVISFDAEHFLIINSVKVLFDSILGTSYFALNLFLLLQSSPSFRQDFRLFFSRINSKFRLLSSFFVGSIKGTSQSEDKKS, encoded by the exons ATGAATAATATTTCCCCGATTGCTCAAAATATAATTgacaaacaaattacaaatgtTGTCGGTCTTTTtgctaaaaaaagaaaaccatttaaAAGCACTGAAAAAAGAGAA CTCTTCTTCAATGACTTTGGGTGTGCCGTGTTTGTGAGCGTGTTCATTGCCTCGCAGTACAGTCACCCCTTCTTCCTCATCCTGGCCAGTGTGTGCGAGTTGTGCACGTTCGGCATTCCCCTTGTCAGTCGATTCATTTCCTACAAAAAGACCATTTGTGGGTGTGTGGGGATATTCCTCCTCAACATTGCCATCACTGTCCCCAATTTCTATTTCTGGGAGTTCAACCACCGCACACTGTCCTGCATGGTCATCAACTCGACCATCCCCTACTACCGGACATACTCCCTGGCCACGAATGTGCCCCTCATGGCTATCCCCATTATTATCCTCGTCCTCAACGTGGTCACCACTATTTCCATTCGGAGGACTGAAAAGGAATACAAAACTCTCTCCGGCAGGGAATATAACTTCCCCGTCTCCACTAAAGTCAATTTGACAATTTCTGTAGTTTACATTGTGACCTACATTCCCTGCTCAATCCTCTACATTTTGGTcaattttgtcatttctttcgACGCTGAGcattttttaattatcaattcTGTCAAAGTCCTCTTTGATAGTATTTTGGGGACTTCGTATTTTGCCTTGAATCTCTTTCTACTCCTACAAAGTTCTCCGTCTTTTCGACAAGATTTCAGATTattctttagtcgaataaattccaaattt AGGCTACTCTCCTCGTTTTTTGTGGGGAGCATAAAGGGGACTTCCCAATCTGAAGACAAAAAGAgctga